Proteins from a single region of Carassius auratus strain Wakin linkage group LG36F, ASM336829v1, whole genome shotgun sequence:
- the LOC113068137 gene encoding uncharacterized protein LOC113068137 produces MANRGGSGKFCAAKGCHNSYRKLKNFLDQECYDHKPTIRAECKCPRPFKLHKMPSDDDGKRHWLAALNLKCPPRNVHVCSFHFVDRQPTKENPYPELWLGYDRPLSKKRRRRTWPDEGAGVNPEQHGMDEMKPVEESLASVPSPKQTDVDDSSCTSKTFTSVGTQWEDHIFEEHCYIKRQHSITYVNQSTQCDTFKPLTLMNDYDSNLYTGLPLHTFHTLVAVLRPHENLAYQTEIEQQILLTLMKLKLNLLIEDLAIRFCISVSQVSRIISFWIDTMAAVLKELIPWLPKETIRATTPEAYKQHYPNVTCILDCSESEVQRPGNLDSRSESYSHYYACNTIKYLVAIAPCGLVMFISAAYGGRCSDKFITCDSGILEYLHPGDEVMVDRGFLIRDLLFERKVNMIIPHFANKMQLTEEKVTCSRRIANVRIHVERAIRRLKVYKVLSQTLPITLMPKIDKILRICAALVNLRGDLIREADK; encoded by the exons ATGGCGAATCGCGGAGGCTCTGGGAAATTTTGTGCTGCTAAAGGCTGTCACAACAGCTATAGGAAGCTCAAAAATTTTCTTGATCAAGAGTGTTATGATCACAAGCCAACAATAAGAGCAGAATGTAAATGCCCAAGACCATTTAAATTGCACAAGATGCCATCTGACGACGACGGTAAAAGACATTGGCTCGCAGCACTTAATTTGAAATGCCCGCCTCGTAACGTCCATGTATGCTCATTCCACTTTGTGGACAGACAACCAACGAAAGAAAATCCATATCCTGAACTTTGGCTTGGATATGATCGTCCATTAAGTAAGAAGAGAAGACGACGAACGTGGCCGGACGAAG GAGCTGGTGTTAACCCAGAGCAGCATGGAATGGATGAAATGAAACCTGTAGAAGAGAGTCTTGCATCTGTCCCCAGTCCCAAGCAAACAGATGTTGATGACAGCAGCTGTACATCAAAAACCTTTACCTCTGTTGGAACACAGTGGGAAGACCACATCTTCGAGGAGCATTGTTATATTAAGAGACAACACAGTATAACTTATGTAAACCAGTCAACGCAGTGTGATACATTCAAGCCTCTAACTCTGATGAATGACTATGACTCAAATCTCTACACTGGGCTCCCTCTCCACACATTTCATACCCTTGTAGCTGTTCTACGTCCCCATGAGAATCTGGCTTACCAGACTGAAATTGAACAGCAAATCTTGCTCACACTAATGAAGCTGAAATTAAACCTGTTGATAGAAGATCTTGCCATTCGATTCTGTATATCAGTGAGTCAAGTGAGCAGGATAATTTCTTTTTGGATTGACACCATGGCTGCAGTCTTGAAGGAACTGATACCATGGCTCCCCAAAGAAACAATCAGGGCCACAACACCAGAGGCATACAAGCAACATTACCCTAATGTTACCTGTATCTTAGACTGCAGTGAAAGTGAAGTCCAAAGACCAGGGAACCTAGACTCAAGGTCTGAATCATACAGCCACTACTATGCTTGCAACACCATCAAGTATTTAGTGGCTATTGCACCATGTGGTCTAGTAATGTTTATATCTGCAGCATATGGGGGACGCTGTAGTGACAAATTCATCACGTGTGATTCTGGCATTCTCGAATACCTCCATCCAGGAGATGAAGTGATGGTGGACAGGGGTTTTTTGATTAGAGACTTGTTGTTTGAAAGAAAAGTCAATATGATAATTCCTCACTTTGCCAACAAAATGCAGCTAACAGAAGAAAAAGTCACATGTAGCCGCAGGATTGCAAATGTAAGGATACATGTTGAACGTGCAATTAGGAGACTGAAAGTATACAAGGTGTTATCACAAACCTTGCCTATCACCCTTATGCCAAAGATAGATAAAATTCTGCGTATATGTGCAGCTTTAGTGAATTTGCGTGGTGATCTGATCCGTGAAGCagataaataa